One Dialister invisus DSM 15470 genomic region harbors:
- a CDS encoding DUF7674 family protein — MDKEEFCSAYVAWFPENEERYREHKREFPHILLHVFSVFAVNIPMAEAYEGKDRAGFEKFCSFVEYAWRKADDEVLNVLDTTVLEGISENLPMWTAFGNCIHEDFRTYINTVLIRQNVMMSDVPPLC; from the coding sequence ATGGATAAAGAAGAGTTTTGCAGTGCCTATGTAGCATGGTTTCCTGAAAATGAAGAAAGATACAGGGAGCATAAAAGAGAATTTCCCCATATTCTGCTCCATGTATTTTCTGTATTTGCTGTAAATATCCCTATGGCAGAGGCTTATGAGGGAAAAGACCGCGCCGGGTTTGAAAAATTTTGTTCTTTCGTTGAATATGCGTGGAGAAAAGCGGATGATGAAGTGCTGAATGTACTTGATACCACCGTGCTGGAGGGGATATCTGAAAATCTGCCGATGTGGACTGCTTTCGGGAACTGCATTCATGAAGATTTCCGGACTTACATCAATACCGTCCTGATCAGGCAGAATGTCATGATGTCTGATGTGCCGCCGCTTTGTTAA
- a CDS encoding FAD-dependent oxidoreductase, with protein MDQKFDTIVIGFGKAGKTLAAKLAKQGEKVALIEKDARMYGGTCINVGCIPSKRLVLEAERAPAHDFEVQSEYYHVAVQEKKKLTTALRMANYNKLIDAGVQVINGTASFLDGKTIGVKGAHGTMQTLSASKLIINTGGRPIIPAVPGVENNRLVFTSETMMENETLPRRLTIIGGGYIGLEFASMYARFGSKVTILQNGSVFLPKEDRDMAEAVENVLKSYGVSVITGAGLKEIKEGTAVYTKNGEEDTLDGDAILLATGRGPNTEGLHAERAGVELTKRGAVVTDKHLRTTAENIWAAGDVCGNLQFTYISLDDSRIILSDMQGDGSRTTENRGAFAYSVFMEPSFSRAGLSEKEAADKGLNYRVVRMNTDMIPKAKVLRKTAGMLKAVIDKDSGKILGAALFCPESYEIINMVKLAMDHDLDYTVLRDFIYTHPTMSEGLNDLFAL; from the coding sequence ATGGATCAGAAATTTGATACGATTGTCATCGGTTTCGGCAAGGCGGGAAAGACGCTGGCGGCGAAACTGGCAAAGCAGGGTGAAAAAGTAGCGCTGATTGAAAAGGATGCCCGTATGTACGGCGGTACATGCATCAATGTGGGCTGCATTCCCTCCAAGCGTCTGGTGCTGGAGGCGGAGCGGGCGCCTGCCCATGATTTTGAAGTGCAGAGTGAGTATTATCATGTGGCGGTGCAGGAGAAAAAGAAACTGACAACAGCACTCCGTATGGCCAATTATAATAAGCTTATTGATGCCGGTGTGCAGGTCATCAACGGCACGGCTTCTTTCCTTGACGGAAAAACGATCGGGGTAAAAGGCGCGCACGGTACGATGCAGACGCTTTCCGCATCCAAATTGATTATCAATACCGGCGGGCGTCCGATAATTCCTGCTGTACCCGGTGTGGAAAATAACCGTTTGGTGTTCACGTCTGAAACCATGATGGAGAATGAAACACTGCCCCGCCGGTTGACGATTATCGGCGGCGGATATATAGGACTGGAATTTGCTTCCATGTATGCCCGTTTCGGAAGCAAAGTGACGATCCTCCAGAACGGTTCTGTATTTCTGCCGAAAGAAGACCGGGATATGGCGGAAGCGGTTGAAAATGTATTGAAATCTTATGGCGTGTCCGTCATTACGGGAGCCGGTCTGAAGGAAATCAAAGAAGGGACGGCGGTTTATACAAAGAACGGAGAGGAAGATACGCTGGACGGCGATGCCATTCTTCTCGCCACGGGACGCGGGCCGAATACGGAAGGTCTTCATGCGGAACGGGCCGGTGTGGAATTGACAAAGCGGGGCGCCGTCGTTACCGATAAGCATCTGCGGACAACCGCGGAAAATATCTGGGCGGCCGGCGATGTGTGCGGCAATCTGCAGTTCACCTATATTTCTCTGGATGACAGCCGCATTATTCTTTCCGATATGCAGGGTGATGGAAGCCGTACGACAGAGAACCGCGGTGCTTTCGCTTACTCTGTCTTCATGGAGCCGTCTTTTTCCCGTGCAGGCCTGTCGGAGAAAGAAGCGGCGGATAAAGGGCTGAATTACCGTGTGGTGCGGATGAATACCGATATGATTCCGAAAGCGAAAGTTCTCCGCAAGACGGCGGGGATGCTGAAGGCAGTCATTGATAAAGACAGTGGGAAGATTCTCGGCGCGGCATTGTTCTGTCCCGAATCTTACGAGATCATCAATATGGTGAAGTTAGCGATGGATCATGATTTGGATTACACGGTGCTCCGTGATTTTATCTACACGCATCCCACCATGTCCGAAGGGCTGAATGATTTATTTGCCTTATAA
- a CDS encoding AzlC family ABC transporter permease: MGIILYVFSAHALKDEMKADSICVLFMSEEGIGLEQKRESGAWKAFQEAFPYTVPIFAGFWFVAFSYGIYMHSMGFGFLYPALMAAFIFGGSLEFVVVTMLMSPFAPLDAFVMALMVQSRHLFYGISMLEKYENMGWKKPFLMFWMCDETFALNYTATVPRDVDRGWFMLWVSFLNYFYWVSGATVGGLLGSLAAFDTKGLSFVMTALFVVIFLEQFLREKKHYTAMIGGVSAVGCLAVFGAESFILPAMGLILAAITLLRKPIEKAGGFL; the protein is encoded by the coding sequence TTGGGAATAATCCTTTATGTGTTTTCTGCCCATGCATTGAAAGATGAAATGAAAGCTGATAGTATATGTGTACTGTTTATGTCGGAAGAGGGGATAGGATTGGAGCAGAAACGGGAAAGCGGGGCATGGAAGGCTTTTCAGGAAGCGTTTCCTTACACGGTTCCTATTTTCGCAGGATTCTGGTTCGTAGCGTTTTCTTATGGGATTTATATGCATTCCATGGGGTTCGGCTTTCTTTATCCTGCCCTTATGGCGGCATTCATTTTCGGCGGTTCACTGGAGTTCGTCGTAGTGACAATGCTTATGAGTCCGTTTGCCCCGCTGGATGCCTTTGTTATGGCGCTGATGGTGCAGTCCCGCCATTTATTTTACGGTATTTCCATGCTCGAGAAATATGAAAACATGGGGTGGAAGAAACCGTTTCTCATGTTTTGGATGTGCGATGAAACATTTGCTTTGAATTACACAGCCACAGTGCCGCGTGATGTGGATCGGGGCTGGTTCATGCTCTGGGTATCCTTCCTGAATTATTTCTATTGGGTCAGCGGCGCTACGGTAGGCGGACTTTTGGGATCGCTGGCAGCATTTGATACGAAGGGGCTCAGTTTTGTGATGACTGCGCTTTTTGTTGTTATTTTTCTGGAACAGTTTTTACGGGAGAAAAAACATTATACCGCAATGATCGGCGGCGTGTCGGCAGTGGGGTGTCTGGCTGTTTTCGGCGCGGAGTCGTTTATACTTCCGGCCATGGGTCTGATCCTGGCGGCGATTACGCTTTTGCGGAAGCCGATTGAGAAAGCAGGGGGATTTTTATGA
- a CDS encoding branched-chain amino acid transporter permease, with product MTEMPLYEQVLTIAVCVLATMATRMVPFFLFRPGKTLPAYIQYLGKALPSAVFALLVVYSLKDIHFFSGNHGVPEALSLAVTVAVHVWKRNMLLSMAAGTACCMALTRVL from the coding sequence ATGACGGAAATGCCTTTATATGAACAGGTTCTCACGATTGCTGTCTGTGTCCTGGCAACGATGGCAACACGGATGGTTCCTTTTTTTCTTTTCCGGCCCGGGAAAACTCTGCCCGCTTATATCCAATACCTTGGGAAGGCGCTGCCCTCGGCGGTATTTGCCCTTCTTGTGGTGTATTCGCTGAAGGACATTCATTTCTTTTCGGGAAATCATGGTGTACCGGAGGCGCTGTCTCTTGCGGTGACGGTCGCGGTTCATGTGTGGAAGAGAAATATGCTTCTTTCCATGGCGGCAGGTACGGCATGCTGCATGGCGCTGACAAGGGTTTTATAG
- a CDS encoding HEAT repeat domain-containing protein, with translation MFGSTDKILQALEAEQIRRLNLTKEDLQKSYRKLAEQNFPDDQRIRFIADLGACKDAAYHYRLICKDWEEDKKLHLESSFDQHGREGLAFLFEQLDTVRDEKLKILTAFLIAGTLSKLKHRDFYVSFCNRLIPVLVSLIDTNENILRRKIIIAFGWIGSSKEIDILTRQISRDKDALCRAWSAASLMQMSFHRVEREMLRTKTKEVFAQAIAEEKDLYACGMMIEAAQTLFSKKWISSTVVENMEPEKIEKARQSAIRFLSKC, from the coding sequence ATGTTCGGTTCAACGGATAAGATATTACAGGCGCTTGAGGCGGAACAAATCCGCCGCCTGAACCTTACAAAAGAAGATTTACAAAAATCATACCGTAAATTGGCGGAACAGAATTTTCCTGACGATCAAAGAATCCGATTTATTGCTGATTTAGGAGCCTGCAAAGATGCGGCATATCATTATCGGCTTATTTGTAAAGACTGGGAAGAAGATAAAAAGCTGCATTTAGAAAGCAGCTTTGATCAACACGGAAGAGAAGGCCTTGCGTTTTTATTTGAACAGCTGGATACAGTCAGGGATGAAAAGTTAAAGATATTGACCGCGTTTCTCATAGCGGGAACTCTTTCCAAGTTGAAGCATAGAGATTTTTATGTATCATTCTGCAATCGGCTTATTCCTGTTCTTGTTTCACTTATTGATACAAATGAAAATATTCTTCGCCGTAAAATTATCATCGCTTTTGGGTGGATAGGCTCATCAAAAGAAATTGATATCTTAACAAGACAAATATCCAGGGATAAAGATGCCCTTTGCCGGGCATGGTCTGCAGCAAGTCTTATGCAGATGTCATTTCATAGAGTGGAACGGGAAATGCTGCGGACGAAAACAAAAGAAGTATTTGCGCAAGCCATTGCAGAAGAGAAAGACTTATATGCCTGCGGAATGATGATAGAAGCAGCGCAAACATTGTTCAGCAAAAAATGGATATCTTCAACTGTTGTAGAAAATATGGAGCCTGAAAAGATAGAAAAAGCAAGACAGTCTGCCATCAGGTTTTTGAGCAAGTGTTAG
- a CDS encoding TonB-dependent receptor, producing MEMNRNLIRTSLLMIFMSIPVGYSNVVFAEAPVYSLDPVYVVGAHKVLDSDKFGNIITEQSYYRTGGDVEVVNRKEIEDHHYNSISEAIKSIPGVTFSNPGYRANWYGYAAYCNAFSINGDTRVVVLVDGRRVDNPATELFGDSSVSASKGMTDLDQVTNIENVEKVEVIKGPGASVYGADATGGVINIITRKGTKVTRGAIELATGSWKHHLYNMSLSGPIGNKYSYFVSANREMSGDSYFYDRMTGANHKYYNTHYKEEGISARFDGEFDDDHSLRVWFNHNNGKDGCPNDAIDYRYWNETDWNRIIDNAQNNGKLGDTDNPGYRNVYAIDSMFGSYTAYNKNDLDITYTFKRDHGLENFVRVYNQDHHYQVFDKYKWTYPDGTTLAPWPGNYDKFKEFMDLWGGPISKEHINTYHVEKNKGIELQLARQIKNNDIIFGLTYDRGENNDYKKNYKTGEVKVGKTQRDTLVGYIQDKIRLSDKFEITPAVRMSHYGNYSAHIYKRDWSNGTIYPVDYDDTGRRTQFTPSLSMQYLFTPRLAGYFSWTNIYRPIKQQDLFEADILDDKPLKDEKGNVYTIGLRSRIGSNTTLGIHYAITKMSNSVTKYSVYSKKKSDYVTKAINAREDKKSFNVVLNHKLGDHWFLGASYTYLYDKFKGKDGVILDPDISWDGNQSANIDAMINHLRPINYYAMNVTYQCGKWNSSLLLNLFSGCDKDAFTNNNYIVADLSVNYKINTNKSVYLKVNNLTNEGYENMYYKYDGKGAKPQPGRSFMLGFRYGF from the coding sequence ATGGAAATGAATAGGAATTTGATTAGAACAAGTTTGTTAATGATTTTTATGAGTATTCCGGTAGGGTATTCAAATGTTGTATTTGCCGAGGCTCCGGTATATTCTTTGGATCCGGTATATGTTGTCGGAGCGCATAAAGTTTTGGATTCAGACAAATTCGGGAATATTATTACAGAGCAATCTTACTATAGAACGGGCGGAGATGTGGAAGTGGTAAACAGGAAAGAAATAGAAGATCATCATTATAATTCTATTTCAGAAGCGATTAAGTCTATACCCGGCGTGACATTCTCCAATCCAGGATACCGGGCGAACTGGTATGGATATGCAGCCTATTGCAATGCATTTTCTATCAATGGAGATACCCGTGTTGTGGTTCTTGTTGATGGGCGGCGTGTAGATAATCCGGCGACGGAATTGTTTGGTGACAGCTCCGTATCGGCAAGTAAGGGCATGACAGATCTTGATCAGGTTACAAATATAGAAAACGTGGAAAAGGTGGAGGTTATTAAAGGACCGGGCGCATCTGTATATGGAGCAGATGCTACCGGCGGTGTAATTAACATCATTACCAGAAAAGGAACAAAAGTGACTCGTGGAGCAATTGAACTTGCTACAGGATCGTGGAAGCATCATCTGTATAATATGAGCTTGTCCGGCCCCATAGGAAATAAATATTCATACTTTGTTTCTGCAAATCGGGAAATGTCCGGTGATTCGTATTTTTACGACAGAATGACTGGTGCGAATCATAAGTATTACAATACTCATTATAAGGAAGAAGGGATAAGTGCGAGATTTGACGGGGAATTTGATGATGACCACAGCTTGAGAGTATGGTTCAATCATAACAATGGCAAGGACGGTTGCCCCAATGATGCTATTGATTACAGGTACTGGAATGAAACGGATTGGAATCGGATTATAGATAATGCTCAAAATAATGGAAAGTTAGGAGATACGGATAATCCCGGATATCGCAATGTGTATGCGATTGACTCCATGTTCGGCAGCTATACTGCGTATAATAAAAATGATTTGGATATTACGTATACATTTAAAAGAGATCATGGCTTAGAAAACTTTGTCCGCGTGTATAACCAGGATCATCATTACCAGGTCTTTGATAAGTATAAATGGACCTATCCCGATGGGACTACTTTGGCGCCCTGGCCGGGAAATTATGATAAGTTTAAAGAATTCATGGATCTTTGGGGCGGTCCGATCTCAAAAGAACATATTAATACATACCATGTGGAAAAGAATAAAGGGATAGAATTACAATTGGCCAGACAGATAAAAAATAATGATATCATTTTTGGCTTGACGTATGATAGAGGGGAAAATAATGATTATAAAAAGAACTATAAAACCGGAGAAGTGAAGGTTGGAAAGACGCAAAGAGATACACTTGTCGGTTATATACAGGATAAGATCCGTTTGAGTGATAAATTTGAAATAACTCCGGCTGTCCGCATGTCGCATTATGGAAATTATAGTGCTCATATTTATAAAAGAGATTGGTCAAATGGGACAATTTATCCGGTCGATTATGATGATACAGGACGCAGAACACAGTTTACCCCCAGTTTGTCAATGCAGTATCTATTTACGCCCCGTTTAGCGGGCTATTTCAGCTGGACCAATATTTACAGGCCTATTAAGCAGCAGGATTTATTTGAAGCAGATATATTGGATGACAAACCGTTAAAGGATGAAAAAGGGAATGTGTATACGATCGGCCTGCGGAGCAGAATCGGTTCAAATACCACTTTGGGCATTCATTATGCGATTACCAAAATGAGTAATTCTGTTACTAAATATTCTGTATACAGCAAGAAAAAATCTGACTATGTAACGAAAGCGATCAATGCCAGGGAAGATAAAAAATCATTTAATGTTGTCTTAAATCATAAATTGGGAGACCATTGGTTTTTAGGGGCTTCCTATACTTACCTATATGATAAATTTAAGGGGAAAGACGGGGTAATCCTGGACCCGGATATCTCATGGGATGGCAATCAGTCAGCCAATATAGACGCCATGATTAACCATCTCCGCCCGATAAATTATTATGCAATGAATGTGACTTATCAATGCGGGAAATGGAACAGCAGTTTGCTGTTGAATTTATTCAGCGGCTGTGACAAGGATGCGTTTACAAATAATAATTACATTGTTGCAGATTTGTCTGTCAATTATAAAATAAATACCAATAAATCCGTGTACCTTAAAGTTAATAATTTAACAAATGAAGGCTATGAGAATATGTACTATAAATATGATGGAAAAGGTGCTAAACCTCAGCCGGGCAGAAGCTTTATGTTGGGGTTCAGATATGGATTCTAA
- a CDS encoding ABC transporter substrate-binding protein translates to MKNIIILELLLAFLILLLGESLFDIRKEEFQGETLKIAYTKDIGDVDPFDSGSPMFVQDWVYEGLVGMQNGKAVPKLAESWEITDDGKNYIFHLRKDVFFSNGKPLTSQIVKENISELIAKREQYGFLDMLKKISKIETPDAHTVIFRLDEVCSSLLNELSFTRPLTIHFSESGKEGNEVFYGTGRWILRKNIRNQYALFERNENYWGEKPKFKYVKVSIIPEVSTIENALRSGDADMYVDQDGALSFEEAFNLQQEGFSVGITPLSQIVLIALNTEKIREIPIRKALALGTDKRGVIQFLAEGKLKEAHYYWTENLPEMPPGLPYYSFDRKQADEILDKQYHRGTGPYREKDGVRLQLSLGYPAGNHNQRNLALILKDMYAKIGIDLIPDEDDFSVYLNKFRDGKYDMVLYTTWGNAYEPYSTLTEMRTDGSGFNMFQRGADDKETLFKAMKEMDSSPERESVLRYMEYINGSFYRNVLFIPLYHDYIIHVCRNDISGFVPQEDAKDRIDITHVFRQY, encoded by the coding sequence ATGAAGAATATCATAATTCTTGAACTTTTATTGGCCTTCCTTATTTTATTGCTGGGAGAATCTCTTTTTGATATAAGAAAGGAAGAGTTTCAGGGGGAAACATTAAAAATCGCCTACACGAAAGATATAGGAGACGTAGATCCTTTTGATTCCGGCTCTCCGATGTTTGTCCAGGATTGGGTATATGAGGGACTGGTCGGAATGCAAAATGGAAAGGCTGTTCCTAAATTGGCAGAGTCATGGGAAATTACCGATGATGGTAAAAATTATATTTTTCATTTACGGAAAGATGTCTTTTTTTCAAATGGGAAACCGCTTACTTCGCAAATTGTGAAAGAAAATATATCTGAATTAATTGCTAAAAGAGAGCAGTATGGATTTTTAGATATGTTGAAAAAGATAAGTAAAATCGAAACACCTGATGCGCATACAGTTATCTTTCGATTGGATGAAGTATGCAGCAGTTTGCTGAATGAATTATCTTTTACTCGTCCGTTGACGATTCATTTTTCCGAATCCGGCAAAGAGGGAAATGAGGTCTTTTATGGGACGGGCAGATGGATACTGAGAAAGAATATAAGAAATCAATATGCCCTGTTTGAAAGAAATGAAAATTATTGGGGAGAAAAGCCTAAGTTCAAATATGTCAAAGTTTCTATCATACCGGAAGTATCAACGATAGAGAATGCTCTTCGTTCCGGTGATGCGGATATGTATGTGGATCAGGATGGAGCGCTCAGTTTTGAAGAAGCATTTAATTTACAGCAGGAGGGGTTTTCTGTAGGAATAACCCCTTTGTCCCAGATTGTTTTAATCGCCTTGAATACGGAGAAAATACGTGAAATACCAATCCGTAAAGCATTGGCGTTGGGAACGGACAAAAGAGGGGTGATACAGTTTTTGGCAGAAGGGAAATTGAAAGAGGCGCATTATTATTGGACGGAGAATTTACCGGAAATGCCGCCTGGTTTGCCATATTACAGCTTTGATAGAAAACAGGCGGATGAAATACTGGATAAGCAGTACCACCGTGGTACGGGTCCTTACCGGGAAAAAGACGGAGTCCGTTTACAACTTTCTTTGGGGTATCCTGCAGGAAATCATAATCAGAGGAATTTGGCCCTTATACTGAAAGATATGTACGCTAAAATCGGAATTGATCTTATTCCTGATGAAGATGATTTTTCGGTGTATTTAAATAAGTTTCGGGACGGGAAGTATGATATGGTTTTATATACAACTTGGGGGAATGCCTATGAGCCTTATTCCACTCTTACAGAGATGAGGACAGACGGTTCGGGGTTTAATATGTTTCAACGTGGTGCAGATGACAAGGAAACTTTATTTAAAGCAATGAAAGAGATGGATTCCAGCCCTGAAAGAGAATCTGTTTTGAGATATATGGAATATATCAATGGCAGTTTTTATAGAAATGTCCTATTTATTCCGCTTTATCATGACTATATTATTCATGTCTGCAGAAATGATATAAGCGGCTTTGTACCGCAGGAGGATGCTAAAGACCGAATAGATATTACACATGTGTTTCGACAATATTAA
- a CDS encoding class I SAM-dependent methyltransferase, with amino-acid sequence MLNDEIKDYWEGESYVYSDIIKKSLDDEGKNAWADLVLGNAPKKEKLEILDVGTGPGFFPVLLGEKGHHVTGIDITENMIRRAAENISAAGVKADLAVMDCQNIQYHDESFDLVVCRDLTWTLADPVKAYKEWTRVLRKGGVLLVFDACWYLHLFDEKRMKVFEEYNNNLRKKYGHGIFDGHKNTKKCDELSKKLFMSDKHRPYWDMEFLISLGYRRVFAEPRIDELVRDEKAQEFYKLFPEFLVGGIK; translated from the coding sequence GTGCTGAATGATGAAATAAAAGATTATTGGGAAGGCGAGTCTTATGTTTATAGCGATATCATAAAAAAATCGCTTGATGATGAGGGGAAAAACGCATGGGCAGATTTAGTGCTGGGAAATGCCCCCAAAAAAGAAAAGCTGGAAATCCTTGATGTGGGAACCGGTCCCGGTTTTTTCCCTGTATTATTAGGGGAAAAAGGACATCATGTAACCGGTATCGACATTACGGAAAATATGATCCGGCGGGCTGCAGAAAATATATCCGCAGCCGGGGTTAAGGCGGATTTAGCTGTTATGGATTGCCAGAATATACAATATCATGATGAGAGCTTTGATCTTGTGGTCTGCAGAGACTTAACATGGACACTTGCGGATCCCGTTAAGGCTTATAAGGAATGGACAAGGGTGTTGCGGAAAGGGGGCGTCCTTCTTGTATTTGATGCCTGCTGGTATTTACATCTTTTTGATGAGAAACGTATGAAAGTGTTTGAAGAATATAACAACAACCTGCGTAAAAAATATGGACATGGTATATTTGACGGACATAAAAATACAAAAAAATGCGATGAACTTTCTAAAAAGCTATTTATGAGTGATAAGCATCGGCCTTACTGGGATATGGAATTCTTAATTTCTTTAGGGTATCGCCGTGTATTTGCAGAACCCAGAATCGATGAACTTGTACGAGATGAAAAGGCCCAAGAATTTTATAAGTTGTTTCCGGAATTTCTTGTGGGCGGAATTAAATAA
- a CDS encoding ABC transporter permease: MKRFIVNYLKDSLILIAAASLISFFLIRFMPGDPAATYLSSRGIPVTPESLHAVAEELKLYDPVYMQYIYWLKNVIRLDLGYSYLTKAPVAVELFRAFKYTLLLALSSMSMGIIFCLLAGCYAGTHPDSRSDYSIRFCVLTLNSVPSFIIGFLLISVFSVYLHIFPVQGASSFLHLFLPSLTMALGYVAVYTKLLRNSIIDVSQKPFVVFAYTRGLKKWEIFWKHIFMNAISPVVTMAGLEFGGVIAGSLVIENVFAWPGLGRLVIIAIHGRDYPVIQGYILLTMTGFIICNFIAETVCMRVRRRWG; encoded by the coding sequence TTGAAAAGATTTATAGTCAATTATTTGAAAGACTCATTGATTCTGATTGCGGCTGCATCCTTGATATCCTTTTTCCTGATCCGCTTTATGCCGGGGGATCCGGCTGCTACATACCTCAGTTCAAGAGGAATTCCTGTTACGCCGGAATCATTGCATGCAGTTGCTGAAGAATTGAAATTGTATGATCCGGTTTACATGCAGTATATTTATTGGCTTAAAAACGTGATCCGTCTGGATTTAGGGTATTCATATCTGACGAAGGCACCAGTTGCAGTTGAACTTTTTCGAGCATTTAAATATACGCTTCTGTTGGCATTAAGCTCTATGTCAATGGGAATCATTTTTTGTCTTCTTGCAGGCTGTTATGCAGGGACACATCCTGACAGTCGGTCTGATTATTCCATTCGTTTCTGCGTATTGACGTTAAATTCCGTCCCTTCCTTTATTATCGGTTTTTTACTGATCAGTGTATTTTCAGTGTACCTGCATATATTTCCTGTGCAAGGGGCGTCTTCGTTCCTGCACTTGTTCCTGCCTTCTTTAACTATGGCATTGGGCTATGTTGCGGTGTATACGAAACTTTTACGAAACAGTATTATTGATGTTTCGCAAAAACCGTTTGTTGTGTTCGCGTATACCCGTGGTTTAAAAAAATGGGAAATTTTTTGGAAGCATATATTTATGAACGCAATATCACCTGTCGTGACTATGGCAGGACTTGAATTCGGAGGAGTTATTGCAGGTTCTCTTGTCATAGAGAATGTTTTTGCCTGGCCGGGACTTGGGCGTTTAGTAATTATTGCGATACATGGAAGGGATTACCCTGTGATACAGGGATATATTCTGCTGACAATGACAGGATTTATCATATGCAATTTTATTGCAGAGACAGTTTGTATGAGGGTGAGAAGAAGGTGGGGATGA
- a CDS encoding ABC transporter permease — protein MGNIRFGLHREYPPFLICFLWVIVFFYFLVAIFEPFFLMHDPNAVDYTMKFAQPSIQYPFGCDQLGRCVYSRIIQGARISIGYAVLVVFISCIWGTFLGIISSYYGGKVDRLIDHVCNLFRAFPEIIVILILAGLGGKNIFFICAGMMIMHWVIYTRVVRELTADGKMKNMVYAARMAGNKTPRIWIKYIFPIAAPAVLSMLALDFAGSLLAMSGYSFLGLGVQPPQADWGTLIGEAQAVFISYPRLIFFPSISILGISLSVNMIGDWIQQRYQAGEM, from the coding sequence ATGGGAAATATCCGTTTTGGTTTGCATCGGGAATATCCGCCTTTTTTAATATGTTTTTTATGGGTAATCGTATTCTTTTATTTTCTTGTGGCGATATTTGAACCGTTTTTTTTAATGCATGACCCTAATGCTGTCGACTATACAATGAAATTTGCACAGCCGTCGATCCAATATCCGTTTGGCTGTGACCAATTGGGGCGGTGTGTATATTCCCGTATCATACAAGGGGCAAGAATAAGCATCGGTTATGCGGTGCTGGTTGTGTTTATATCATGTATATGGGGAACCTTTTTAGGGATTATTTCGAGTTATTACGGCGGAAAGGTGGATCGGTTGATTGACCATGTATGTAATTTATTCAGGGCATTTCCGGAAATTATTGTTATTTTGATTTTGGCAGGATTGGGCGGAAAGAATATATTTTTTATTTGTGCAGGGATGATGATCATGCATTGGGTAATATATACCCGTGTGGTAAGAGAATTAACTGCCGACGGAAAAATGAAGAATATGGTTTATGCGGCACGTATGGCAGGGAATAAGACACCCCGGATATGGATAAAATACATATTCCCTATTGCCGCACCGGCTGTTTTATCTATGCTGGCTCTGGATTTTGCAGGGTCGCTGCTGGCCATGTCAGGATACTCTTTTCTTGGGCTCGGGGTTCAGCCGCCTCAGGCCGACTGGGGAACATTAATCGGAGAAGCGCAGGCCGTATTTATTTCCTATCCGAGACTTATCTTTTTTCCAAGTATCTCTATCTTGGGAATCAGTCTTAGCGTCAATATGATTGGGGATTGGATCCAGCAAAGATATCAAGCAGGGGAAATGTAA